The following proteins are encoded in a genomic region of Verrucomicrobiia bacterium:
- a CDS encoding phosphopentomutase, with the protein MRVVTIVLDSCGVGELPDAKEYGDEGSNTLGNLSKAVGGLRLPNLERLGLGKIIPIAGVRGDVAALGAYGKMSAVSAGKDSTNGHWELMGVAVSQPLPLFPDGFPAEIMREFERVSGRGWLGNKAASGTEIIEELGEEHVATGKPIVYTSADSVFQIAAHEKVVLLDELYRICAEMRKILTGAWGVGRVIARPFVGDSRENFKRTANRKDFSLPCPEENVLDLLHSSGIPTVGIGKIGDLFAERGLFKIAHTKSNRDGMEKLYEELAVTRNGFIFINLVDFDTLWGHRNDAAGFAGGLEEFDRLLSGLDQRFRKEDVVFITADHGCDPTTPSTDHSREYVPLLIYGANVKPNIHLGTRPSMADLGATIAELFGLKWKGRGESVAQKILAQ; encoded by the coding sequence GGGTTCCAACACGCTCGGGAATTTATCCAAAGCGGTTGGAGGATTGCGTCTCCCCAATTTGGAACGTCTGGGGCTTGGCAAGATAATTCCGATTGCGGGTGTTCGCGGCGACGTTGCTGCGCTGGGTGCCTACGGAAAGATGAGCGCTGTATCGGCAGGGAAGGATTCCACCAACGGGCACTGGGAGCTGATGGGCGTCGCCGTTTCCCAACCCTTACCGCTTTTTCCTGATGGTTTTCCAGCGGAGATAATGCGAGAGTTCGAACGGGTCTCCGGCCGCGGCTGGCTGGGAAACAAAGCCGCTTCTGGCACCGAAATCATCGAGGAGTTGGGGGAAGAGCACGTTGCCACCGGAAAGCCCATCGTTTACACCTCGGCCGATTCCGTTTTTCAAATCGCCGCCCATGAAAAAGTTGTTCTCTTGGATGAACTGTATCGCATCTGCGCTGAAATGCGTAAGATTTTGACCGGGGCGTGGGGCGTCGGGCGGGTGATTGCCCGCCCGTTCGTTGGAGATTCCCGCGAAAACTTCAAACGCACGGCCAACCGGAAGGATTTCTCGCTCCCTTGTCCCGAAGAAAACGTTCTGGACTTGCTCCACTCCTCCGGTATTCCCACGGTTGGGATCGGTAAAATCGGTGACCTCTTTGCCGAGCGGGGACTTTTCAAAATCGCCCACACCAAAAGCAACCGGGACGGGATGGAAAAGCTGTACGAAGAGCTCGCCGTGACGCGCAACGGCTTCATTTTCATCAACCTGGTGGATTTCGACACCCTCTGGGGGCACCGCAACGACGCCGCCGGATTCGCCGGCGGACTGGAGGAATTCGACCGGTTGCTTTCCGGTTTGGATCAGCGCTTCCGCAAAGAGGACGTCGTCTTCATCACCGCCGACCACGGCTGCGACCCGACCACCCCCTCCACCGATCACTCGCGGGAGTACGTTCCGCTTTTAATCTATGGCGCAAACGTCAAACCAAACATACATTTGGGGACGCGCCCTTCGATGGCCGATTTGGGCGCGACGATAGCGGAGCTTTTTGGATTGAAATGGAAAGGAAGGGGAGAAAGCGTTGCCCAAAAAATCCTGGCCCAATGA
- the cdd gene encoding cytidine deaminase, with product MPKKSWPNEKLIAAAKKAQQNSYSPYSKFAVGCAILGEDRAVYSGTNVENGSYGLAICAERAAVFAAVSAGCRKFVAAAVAANSEGFPQPCGACLQVLSEFSLKLPIVLVNREGLLKETSLEKLLPLPFRPGS from the coding sequence TTGCCCAAAAAATCCTGGCCCAATGAGAAGCTGATTGCCGCCGCAAAAAAAGCCCAGCAAAACTCCTACTCGCCGTACTCCAAATTTGCCGTCGGCTGCGCCATTCTGGGCGAAGACCGTGCGGTTTATTCCGGAACGAACGTTGAAAACGGTTCCTACGGGCTTGCCATCTGCGCCGAGCGCGCGGCGGTCTTTGCCGCCGTATCCGCCGGCTGCCGAAAGTTTGTCGCGGCCGCCGTCGCCGCAAACTCCGAGGGTTTTCCCCAGCCCTGCGGCGCCTGTTTGCAGGTTTTGTCCGAATTCTCCCTAAAACTCCCCATTGTTCTGGTCAACCGGGAGGGGCTCTTGAAGGAAACTTCCCTCGAAAAGCTTCTACCTTTACCCTTTCGCCCGGGAAGTTAA
- the deoC gene encoding deoxyribose-phosphate aldolase codes for MADLEVLEPGRLSRLVGHCDEEWQSVLQTLKKEEIWRQKRSVRQKAKSPESYVRVVEELTKETAAEKLESTNLDFKATGAEIEKLCHEAVENKIGAVCVSPLWTSFAAALVGTKARVVSTLDFPLGQNKLSVKIKQALEACQDGASEVDMVANHSYLSDGKLAEFFCEIFEIKNALWEGVGLKVILEFALLSTEQKILGALGAFYAGADWIKTSTGVLAKTAGEDVELLFRIFGPSFPIKAAGGIRTRRELETLYEVGAERFGASTAVAILKEF; via the coding sequence GTGGCGGATCTCGAGGTTCTGGAGCCCGGGCGGCTTTCCCGGCTGGTGGGGCATTGCGACGAAGAGTGGCAATCCGTTCTGCAAACTTTAAAAAAAGAGGAGATTTGGCGGCAAAAACGGAGCGTCCGCCAAAAAGCCAAATCGCCGGAAAGCTACGTTCGCGTGGTGGAGGAATTGACCAAAGAAACGGCGGCGGAAAAACTGGAATCGACCAATTTGGATTTCAAAGCAACCGGCGCGGAGATAGAAAAGCTTTGCCACGAAGCGGTGGAAAATAAAATCGGCGCGGTATGCGTTTCCCCCCTTTGGACTTCCTTTGCCGCCGCCCTGGTCGGCACCAAGGCCCGCGTCGTTTCCACCCTCGATTTTCCTCTGGGTCAAAACAAGCTTTCCGTCAAAATCAAGCAGGCCTTGGAGGCCTGCCAGGATGGCGCTTCCGAAGTGGATATGGTTGCCAACCATTCCTATCTTTCCGATGGAAAGTTAGCCGAGTTCTTCTGCGAAATTTTCGAGATAAAAAATGCGCTGTGGGAAGGGGTGGGTCTCAAGGTGATTCTGGAGTTCGCCCTGCTTTCCACCGAGCAGAAAATCCTCGGTGCCTTGGGCGCTTTTTACGCTGGGGCAGATTGGATTAAAACCTCCACGGGCGTTCTGGCCAAAACCGCCGGGGAGGACGTCGAGCTGCTTTTCCGTATCTTCGGTCCGTCGTTTCCCATCAAAGCGGCCGGCGGAATCCGCACCCGAAGGGAGTTGGAAACACTCTACGAGGTGGGAGCAGAGCGCTTCGGCGCCTCAACCGCAGTCGCCATTTTGAAAGAATTCTGA
- a CDS encoding thymidine phosphorylase: MFLTAEIIAKKRDGKRLSEEEISFLVSEFTGGSIPDYQMAAFLMAAFIRGLDRRETSSLTKAMLESGRQFDLSSISAPKVDKHSTGGVGDKVSLVLAPWVASCGVAVPMISGRGLGHTGGTLDKLSAIPGFRTDFSVEQFTEILQANNFFMAGQTVEIAPADKKIYALRDVTGTVPSIPFITASILSKKLAGGAEAILFDVKVGRGAFMRTPKEAKELAAWLCAVARQFGVKAEAVLTRMDEPLGRFVGNVLEVKEALEFLSGRFEADLYQVTEYLAVRMLGLAGIDVKEARRLLSARLLDGSARQHFRELVRRQGGFVGAVENPGLFARAEYQIPVRAPRAGWIWTLDAREVGLLAIELGAGRKTVHDKIDYTVGFEFLKKTGAQVEKDENLAFVYSNSTVTGREVALELSQLYDIRREKKKAPGLILKSRI; the protein is encoded by the coding sequence ATGTTTTTGACCGCCGAAATCATCGCCAAAAAACGGGACGGAAAGCGTCTGTCCGAGGAGGAAATCTCCTTCCTCGTCTCCGAATTCACCGGCGGCTCCATTCCGGACTATCAAATGGCCGCTTTTTTGATGGCCGCCTTCATCCGCGGGCTTGATAGGCGCGAAACCTCGTCGTTGACCAAGGCGATGCTGGAATCCGGCCGCCAATTTGATTTGTCCTCGATATCCGCTCCCAAGGTGGACAAGCACTCCACCGGCGGCGTGGGGGACAAGGTCTCGCTCGTTCTGGCCCCTTGGGTCGCCTCCTGCGGGGTCGCGGTGCCGATGATTTCCGGCCGGGGACTGGGGCACACGGGGGGAACTTTGGACAAGCTTTCCGCCATTCCCGGTTTCCGCACCGATTTTTCCGTGGAGCAGTTCACCGAGATTTTGCAAGCCAATAATTTCTTTATGGCCGGGCAGACCGTGGAAATCGCCCCGGCGGACAAAAAAATCTACGCCCTGCGGGACGTGACCGGCACGGTGCCTTCCATCCCGTTCATCACCGCCTCCATTTTGAGCAAAAAACTGGCGGGCGGGGCGGAGGCGATTCTGTTCGATGTCAAAGTCGGGCGCGGCGCCTTTATGCGCACGCCCAAGGAGGCAAAGGAACTGGCCGCTTGGCTTTGTGCCGTGGCGCGGCAGTTTGGCGTCAAGGCAGAGGCCGTCCTTACCCGGATGGACGAACCGCTCGGCCGCTTTGTCGGGAATGTTCTGGAAGTGAAGGAAGCGCTCGAATTTCTCTCCGGCCGTTTTGAGGCGGATTTGTATCAGGTCACGGAATATTTGGCCGTGCGGATGCTTGGTCTGGCTGGAATCGATGTCAAGGAGGCCCGACGGCTGCTCTCCGCCCGGCTTCTGGACGGCTCTGCCCGCCAGCATTTCCGCGAACTCGTCCGCCGGCAGGGCGGCTTTGTCGGTGCGGTGGAAAACCCCGGTTTATTTGCCCGCGCCGAATACCAAATCCCCGTGCGCGCCCCGCGCGCGGGCTGGATTTGGACTTTGGACGCCCGGGAAGTGGGACTTTTGGCCATCGAACTGGGGGCCGGGCGCAAAACGGTTCACGATAAAATCGACTACACGGTCGGCTTCGAGTTTTTGAAAAAAACCGGCGCGCAGGTGGAAAAGGACGAGAATCTGGCCTTTGTCTATTCCAACAGCACCGTCACTGGCAGGGAAGTGGCCCTGGAACTCTCCCAACTCTACGACATCCGCCGAGAAAAGAAAAAAGCGCCTGGATTGATTTTAAAGAGCCGAATTTAA
- a CDS encoding TolC family protein: MKGLFLMAHLTVILLALPATAQEVLTLQDFLAKVEKNNPEILAGQKQVASKEAMRKAAGAWEDPMGMFGVERMPTTYPAPGSSSIFVEDELYAKNIGISQKLPFFGTLRQRKKIAGQEKREAEFGLLATRLGKQAEAKKAYYEWARLQKDRQLLERAYLVWEKLVALTQVAYAKAQGEHHSYLRAQVELVKVEAEKLENTEALKQIAARLDFLAGEVLAAENLAAEPLSPNAEGGLILDSALWLAAKYNPEIQMLAAAEERVRFEKNLAAKGYFPDLELSLYRDQQIDHAMPSRLMNVYGGSVSFRLPFFFWTTRSKEVQGKSLEIQQTASLKKNRENQIRAEVEAIWAEIERLEKLVRLYNNELLPRAQLLVEEGQTAYTVGRLSFPDFSEAQLEQIELERKYYSLLAQYWTARAELEKTIGLN, translated from the coding sequence ATGAAAGGTTTGTTTCTGATGGCCCACTTAACGGTGATTCTCCTCGCGCTTCCTGCAACTGCCCAAGAGGTATTGACTCTGCAGGATTTTCTGGCCAAGGTTGAAAAAAACAACCCCGAAATTCTGGCCGGGCAAAAGCAGGTGGCCTCCAAAGAAGCGATGCGCAAAGCGGCCGGGGCTTGGGAAGACCCGATGGGAATGTTCGGGGTTGAACGGATGCCCACCACCTATCCGGCTCCCGGCTCCTCCAGCATTTTCGTGGAGGATGAATTGTACGCCAAAAATATCGGCATAAGCCAAAAGCTCCCTTTTTTTGGCACGCTGCGGCAGCGGAAAAAAATTGCCGGGCAGGAAAAGAGGGAAGCGGAATTCGGCCTATTGGCAACCCGTTTGGGAAAGCAAGCCGAGGCGAAAAAAGCATACTACGAATGGGCTCGGCTTCAAAAAGACCGCCAGCTTCTGGAGCGGGCCTATCTGGTCTGGGAAAAACTGGTCGCTTTAACCCAAGTCGCCTATGCCAAGGCACAGGGGGAACACCACTCCTACTTGCGGGCGCAGGTGGAACTGGTAAAAGTGGAGGCGGAAAAGCTGGAAAATACCGAAGCGCTCAAGCAGATTGCCGCCCGGCTCGATTTTTTGGCGGGGGAAGTGCTTGCCGCAGAAAACTTGGCCGCCGAGCCGCTGTCACCAAACGCCGAGGGGGGCTTGATTCTGGATTCTGCTCTGTGGCTGGCTGCGAAATACAATCCGGAAATCCAGATGCTTGCGGCTGCCGAAGAGCGGGTGCGCTTTGAAAAGAATCTCGCCGCCAAAGGATATTTTCCCGATTTGGAGTTGAGCTTGTACCGCGACCAGCAGATTGACCACGCCATGCCGAGCCGGTTGATGAATGTCTATGGCGGGAGCGTCTCCTTCCGGCTCCCTTTCTTCTTTTGGACAACCCGTTCGAAGGAGGTGCAGGGGAAAAGTTTGGAAATTCAGCAGACGGCCTCTTTGAAAAAAAACAGAGAAAATCAAATCCGGGCCGAGGTGGAGGCGATTTGGGCCGAAATCGAGCGGTTGGAAAAACTTGTCCGATTGTACAACAATGAGCTTCTGCCCCGCGCCCAGCTTTTGGTGGAGGAAGGGCAGACCGCCTACACAGTCGGGCGGCTCTCCTTTCCCGATTTTTCGGAAGCCCAACTGGAGCAAATCGAACTGGAGCGGAAATATTACAGCTTGCTGGCGCAATACTGGACGGCCCGTGCCGAACTGGAAAAAACAATCGGTTTGAATTAA
- a CDS encoding heavy metal-binding domain-containing protein: MKKATIILIVLALGAFALAGCGKKNESPPQTESSGTEMVNAAAYTCSMHPEVISAGPGKCNICGMNLEEKNAAELSGVKYAYVCPMNDQTGLPAAPGKCDKCGMDLVKTGLATNFVCPMHPEQVGSTAGKCAVCGMEMKADTAFLENKS, encoded by the coding sequence ATGAAGAAAGCAACAATTATCCTCATCGTGTTGGCTTTGGGGGCATTTGCACTGGCGGGCTGTGGCAAGAAGAATGAAAGCCCGCCGCAGACGGAATCTTCCGGTACGGAAATGGTGAATGCCGCGGCCTACACCTGCTCCATGCATCCGGAGGTGATTTCCGCCGGGCCGGGCAAATGCAATATCTGCGGAATGAATCTGGAGGAGAAGAACGCCGCCGAGTTGAGCGGCGTAAAATACGCCTATGTCTGTCCGATGAATGACCAGACCGGACTGCCTGCCGCGCCCGGAAAATGCGACAAATGCGGGATGGACTTGGTGAAAACCGGTTTGGCGACGAACTTTGTTTGCCCCATGCATCCGGAGCAGGTCGGTTCCACAGCCGGAAAATGCGCCGTCTGCGGGATGGAGATGAAGGCGGATACGGCCTTTCTGGAAAACAAAAGTTAG
- a CDS encoding efflux RND transporter periplasmic adaptor subunit, producing MRYFLKIAPFLFLFASGFLIGFNGCKGKKAPPVGEVRTKEIYTCPMHPEIVRDKPGNCPICGMNLEKKTIAETLSVVSPSAGQKDDYTCSMHPAVSSDKPGACPVCGMVLEKRSGLFASSAQAAEEKFKLALPADKQVLANVATTKAGVRRLERSILTVGTVEASEQRLYRVPSRVPGRIEKLFVDYTGAFVNKGDPLFIIYSPELVTAQKEYLLHVPKGGMPGMGESPLDTGFLAAARERLLLWGLTPDQLAAIESGDTIYTRLTIYSPRAGIVAAKNKLAGSYVTEGEIVYDIADLSAVWVWAEIYEYEIAGVTVGTPVSVSTPAYPGKRFSGRVSFVSPEVNKESRTIRVRAELENPDLHLKPGMYVDVDIKVQTGKPVLAVPASAVLQTGNRQIIWVKVGPTVFEPRAVALGVRGGDWWEVLSGVHEGEEVVSSGGYLLDSEAQFRLGKPASGHGGH from the coding sequence ATGAGGTATTTTCTTAAAATCGCGCCGTTTTTATTCCTGTTCGCTTCCGGTTTCCTTATTGGTTTTAACGGATGCAAAGGGAAGAAGGCACCGCCCGTTGGTGAAGTCCGCACCAAGGAAATCTACACCTGCCCGATGCATCCGGAAATCGTGCGGGATAAGCCGGGGAACTGTCCCATTTGCGGTATGAACTTGGAGAAAAAGACGATTGCCGAAACGCTTTCAGTCGTCTCTCCATCCGCCGGACAGAAGGATGACTACACCTGTTCCATGCACCCGGCCGTTTCTTCCGACAAGCCGGGGGCCTGCCCGGTCTGCGGCATGGTTCTGGAAAAGCGGAGCGGGCTTTTTGCCAGCTCGGCCCAGGCCGCCGAAGAGAAATTCAAGCTCGCCCTCCCGGCGGACAAGCAGGTGCTGGCTAACGTCGCCACGACCAAGGCGGGAGTGCGCCGGCTGGAACGCTCCATTCTAACCGTCGGCACCGTGGAAGCGAGCGAACAAAGGCTCTACCGCGTCCCCAGCCGGGTGCCGGGACGAATCGAGAAGCTTTTTGTCGATTACACGGGGGCTTTCGTCAACAAGGGGGATCCCCTTTTCATCATCTACTCCCCCGAGCTGGTGACCGCCCAAAAGGAGTATTTGCTGCACGTTCCGAAGGGTGGAATGCCGGGAATGGGGGAATCCCCTCTGGACACCGGGTTTCTGGCCGCCGCGCGGGAGCGGCTGTTGCTCTGGGGGCTTACGCCGGACCAGCTGGCCGCGATCGAAAGCGGCGACACCATCTACACCCGGTTGACCATCTACTCCCCCCGGGCCGGGATTGTCGCCGCCAAAAACAAGCTGGCGGGGAGCTATGTGACGGAAGGGGAGATCGTGTATGACATCGCCGACTTGTCGGCGGTCTGGGTTTGGGCGGAGATTTATGAGTACGAAATCGCGGGCGTTACGGTCGGCACACCGGTTTCGGTGAGTACTCCCGCCTATCCGGGAAAGAGGTTTTCAGGCCGCGTCTCGTTTGTTTCGCCGGAGGTGAACAAGGAATCCCGCACCATCCGGGTACGCGCCGAGCTGGAAAATCCCGATTTGCATTTGAAGCCGGGGATGTACGTAGACGTGGACATCAAAGTGCAAACCGGCAAGCCGGTTTTGGCCGTTCCGGCATCCGCCGTTCTGCAGACCGGCAATCGGCAAATCATCTGGGTCAAAGTCGGGCCGACTGTTTTTGAGCCGCGCGCTGTTGCACTCGGCGTCCGGGGCGGGGACTGGTGGGAAGTGCTCTCCGGCGTTCACGAAGGGGAGGAGGTGGTCTCCTCCGGAGGATATTTGCTTGACTCGGAGGCGCAGTTCCGGCTGGGAAAACCGGCCTCCGGGCACGGGGGGCATTAG
- a CDS encoding CusA/CzcA family heavy metal efflux RND transporter → MIEKIINWSVENRYIVMLAAVAMLLWGVWALNNTAVDAIPDLSDNQVIVFTEWPGRSPQIIEDQITYPLTSNLLGLPHVKAVRGTSMFGFSWIYIIFEDDVDLYWARTRVLERLNYLAGTLPSGVSPVLGPDGTGVGHVFWYTVEGKKQDLAELRALQDWYIRYQLNAVPGVAEVASMGGFVRQYEVELDPRKLFAYGLSVGDVMEKVKASNNEVGGSLLNENDVEFQIRGRGYVQSVADLENIVLKTGPGGVPVYLKNVAAIQLGGAERRGVIEKNGNGEVVGGIIVMRFGENAKAVIDRVKEKIKELKRGLPPGVEIKTAYDRSILISEAVRSLRQSLVEEMVIVCLVIMLFLFHMRSSLIVILTIPLAVLGSFIAMRYFGITSNLMSLGGIAVAIGVLDDSGIVMVENAHRHLTDNPGVSRIKVILKAAKQVGRPIFFSMAIIVLSFVPVFMLEGPDKKLFFPLAFTKTAAMAVVAVLAITLVPVLTIFFLTGNIKPEEKNVITRTLARLYVPVLDLCLRNPWKVLGINLLALVFTLVLFFRLGREWMPPLYEGSLLYMPVTLPNITVTEAKRVLQAQDEILTQFPEVDTVLGILGKVGRAETATDPAPVSMIETIVNLKPKDEWRPGMDKDKLIAEMNEKTKIPGVVNAWTMPIINRINMLATGVRTELGLKIMGDNLDTLERLAIKAEEILHTVPGATDLFAERTVGGSYLEIVPNREKLARYGLSVKEVQDVIEVALGGMIASRTVEGRRRFPIRVRYARAFRDNLEAIKRTLVMTSSGAQIPLEQLADIRLASGPPMINSEASLLRSLVLLNVRGRDVGGFVEEADAKLKQNLRLPPSYYYTWSGQYENQLRTKKRLQLVMPLVIAVIFVLLYFTFHSFLEALMVMLSVPFAMVGGMFIIWLLGYNLSVAVWVGLIALFGVAVETGVVMVIYLHEALDKKLAAGSVTAQGILEATREGAILRLRPKLMTVCSTFLGLVPIMWSGDIGSDVMKPIAAPMIGGMITSTIHVLLVTPIIFRLMKERALKTGTLRTSDVKYSEGL, encoded by the coding sequence ATGATTGAAAAAATCATCAATTGGTCGGTGGAAAACCGCTACATTGTTATGCTCGCCGCCGTTGCGATGCTTCTGTGGGGCGTCTGGGCGCTCAACAATACGGCGGTGGATGCCATCCCGGATTTGTCCGACAACCAGGTCATCGTTTTCACCGAATGGCCCGGGCGCTCCCCGCAAATCATCGAGGACCAGATAACCTATCCTTTAACCTCCAATCTTTTGGGCTTGCCGCACGTCAAGGCGGTGCGCGGAACTTCGATGTTCGGCTTTTCCTGGATTTACATCATTTTCGAGGACGACGTCGATTTGTACTGGGCGCGTACACGGGTTTTGGAACGGCTGAACTATCTGGCTGGAACTTTGCCCTCCGGTGTTTCGCCTGTCCTTGGCCCAGACGGCACCGGAGTGGGGCATGTTTTCTGGTACACGGTGGAGGGGAAGAAGCAGGATTTGGCGGAGCTGCGCGCGCTGCAGGATTGGTACATCCGCTACCAGTTGAACGCCGTTCCTGGTGTGGCGGAAGTCGCCTCAATGGGCGGCTTCGTACGTCAGTACGAAGTGGAACTGGACCCACGCAAACTTTTTGCCTACGGTCTTTCGGTCGGCGATGTAATGGAGAAAGTCAAGGCCTCCAATAACGAAGTCGGCGGGAGTTTGCTCAATGAAAACGATGTTGAGTTTCAGATTCGCGGTAGAGGTTATGTGCAGTCGGTCGCCGATTTGGAGAACATCGTTTTGAAAACCGGCCCCGGCGGCGTGCCGGTCTATTTGAAAAATGTTGCCGCCATCCAGTTGGGGGGGGCCGAGCGGCGAGGGGTAATCGAGAAAAACGGCAATGGCGAGGTCGTCGGCGGCATCATTGTGATGCGCTTTGGCGAAAATGCCAAGGCAGTGATAGACCGGGTCAAAGAGAAAATAAAAGAGCTCAAGCGGGGCCTGCCGCCCGGAGTGGAAATCAAGACCGCCTACGACCGCTCCATTCTAATTTCCGAAGCGGTTCGCTCACTCCGCCAGTCGTTGGTGGAGGAGATGGTCATCGTTTGTCTGGTCATCATGCTCTTCTTGTTTCACATGCGCTCGTCGTTGATTGTGATTTTGACCATTCCGCTGGCCGTCTTGGGCTCCTTCATCGCCATGCGCTACTTCGGCATCACCTCCAATCTGATGTCTTTGGGGGGGATTGCCGTTGCCATCGGCGTTCTGGATGACTCCGGCATCGTAATGGTGGAAAACGCCCACCGGCATTTGACCGACAATCCCGGTGTTTCGCGCATAAAGGTCATTTTGAAAGCCGCCAAGCAGGTTGGGCGCCCGATTTTCTTCTCGATGGCTATCATTGTGCTTTCCTTTGTGCCGGTCTTTATGCTGGAAGGGCCGGATAAAAAGCTCTTTTTCCCCTTGGCCTTTACCAAAACGGCGGCGATGGCCGTGGTGGCGGTTTTGGCCATTACCCTCGTTCCGGTTCTGACCATTTTCTTCCTCACAGGAAACATCAAGCCGGAGGAAAAAAACGTTATCACCCGGACATTGGCCCGGCTCTATGTGCCGGTATTGGACCTTTGTCTGCGCAATCCCTGGAAGGTTTTGGGGATTAATCTTTTGGCCCTGGTTTTTACGCTTGTTCTCTTTTTCCGTTTGGGGCGAGAGTGGATGCCTCCATTATACGAGGGCTCACTTTTGTATATGCCGGTCACTCTGCCGAACATCACCGTCACGGAAGCCAAGCGGGTACTGCAAGCCCAAGACGAAATTCTGACGCAATTCCCGGAGGTGGATACCGTCTTGGGGATTTTGGGAAAGGTGGGGCGGGCGGAGACCGCGACCGACCCGGCGCCGGTTTCGATGATTGAGACCATAGTCAACTTGAAGCCGAAAGACGAGTGGCGGCCGGGAATGGACAAGGACAAGTTAATCGCCGAAATGAACGAAAAGACCAAAATCCCCGGCGTGGTGAACGCCTGGACGATGCCGATTATCAACCGCATCAACATGCTGGCGACCGGCGTGCGCACGGAGCTCGGCTTGAAAATAATGGGGGATAATCTCGACACCCTCGAGCGGCTGGCCATCAAAGCGGAGGAAATTCTGCACACCGTCCCCGGCGCCACCGACTTGTTCGCCGAGCGAACCGTCGGGGGTTCCTATCTTGAAATCGTGCCAAACCGGGAAAAGCTGGCCCGCTACGGCCTTTCGGTCAAGGAGGTACAGGATGTCATCGAAGTGGCTTTGGGCGGGATGATTGCCTCCCGCACGGTGGAAGGACGCCGCCGCTTCCCCATTCGGGTGCGCTATGCCCGGGCCTTCCGCGACAATCTGGAAGCCATCAAGCGGACTTTGGTAATGACTTCTTCCGGCGCTCAAATCCCTTTGGAGCAGCTGGCCGATATTCGTCTCGCCTCCGGCCCCCCGATGATAAACTCCGAGGCCTCGCTTTTACGTTCGCTCGTGCTTCTGAACGTCCGTGGCCGGGATGTCGGCGGTTTCGTGGAGGAGGCGGACGCCAAACTGAAACAGAACCTGCGCCTGCCCCCCAGCTACTACTACACTTGGAGCGGGCAGTACGAAAATCAGCTTCGCACAAAAAAACGGCTGCAGTTGGTGATGCCTTTGGTCATCGCCGTGATATTTGTCCTGCTTTATTTCACCTTCCATTCTTTTTTGGAAGCGCTTATGGTCATGCTCTCGGTCCCATTCGCGATGGTTGGGGGGATGTTCATCATCTGGCTTTTGGGATACAACCTCTCGGTCGCCGTCTGGGTGGGGCTCATCGCTCTCTTTGGCGTGGCCGTGGAGACCGGCGTGGTGATGGTGATTTATCTGCACGAGGCGCTGGACAAAAAGCTGGCAGCCGGCTCTGTTACGGCGCAAGGGATTCTGGAAGCCACGCGCGAAGGGGCGATTCTACGGCTGCGTCCCAAGCTGATGACCGTCTGTTCCACCTTTCTCGGCCTTGTCCCGATTATGTGGTCGGGCGACATCGGATCGGACGTGATGAAACCGATTGCCGCCCCTATGATCGGGGGAATGATAACCTCCACCATCCACGTCCTTTTAGTCACCCCCATCATTTTTCGCTTGATGAAGGAACGGGCCTTGAAAACCGGCACGCTCCGGACTTCCGACGTTAAGTATTCCGAAGGTTTGTAG
- a CDS encoding GIY-YIG nuclease family protein: MTNNFWFVYILRCSDGSFYTGITNNVEERVKEHDTGNGAKYTRGRRPVTLVYRETHPNQSAARRREEEIKKWRKRKKEKLVLGFPRRHPK, encoded by the coding sequence ATGACAAATAATTTTTGGTTCGTATATATACTCCGCTGTTCGGATGGGTCCTTCTACACCGGGATTACCAATAACGTTGAGGAACGGGTAAAAGAGCATGATACCGGTAACGGAGCAAAGTACACAAGAGGAAGAAGGCCGGTCACCTTGGTATATCGGGAAACGCATCCCAATCAGTCTGCTGCCCGGCGGAGGGAGGAAGAAATAAAGAAATGGAGAAAACGAAAGAAGGAGAAACTTGTGCTGGGTTTCCCTCGACGGCACCCGAAATAA